From the Halodesulfovibrio aestuarii DSM 17919 = ATCC 29578 genome, one window contains:
- the gatC gene encoding Asp-tRNA(Asn)/Glu-tRNA(Gln) amidotransferase subunit GatC, translating into MSITPERVAQIAKLARLELDDEKQRLFAGQFEDILSYMDTLNGLDTAGTEPLYSPVEQPTPLREDKVEKRFAREDIVSNAPETDGQFFIVPKIV; encoded by the coding sequence ATGAGTATTACTCCTGAACGGGTAGCACAAATTGCCAAGCTGGCCCGACTTGAACTCGACGATGAAAAACAGCGCCTGTTTGCAGGCCAGTTTGAAGATATTCTTTCATATATGGACACGCTGAACGGGCTAGACACTGCCGGTACAGAACCGTTGTACAGTCCCGTAGAACAGCCTACGCCTTTACGTGAAGATAAAGTGGAAAAACGCTTTGCACGCGAAGACATTGTTTCCAACGCACCGGAAACAGATGGCCAGTTCTTTATCGTTCCTAAGATTGTTTAA